TACGAAAGGTAGCTTGCACGATCCGATTCTGGACGACGTAGAAGGATTTAACGCTATCGATCAGGTAAATATACGTACACTATCACCGTGGGTATGTAACAAAAAATTTTATGGATTACTAACTTTTGAACCTCTCAAACTTTgaacatttttaaatattagTACCTTTTTGTTTTGTTAACACATTTTCACTATTGTTAACAAACGAAAGAAGTCGATAATTACACTTATTTTGTATTTTGCTCGTTCTTGCTGATGGATAATTTTTTCAACATAGGAGAGAGCAACGGtaatttaatagtttttttaaTTATCATCGAGTATCCtcattttctacaatttttaaTTCATATTCATGCTTATGCTCAACTACGATcatatttttttctttattgTACGTTCTATGTAAATAGTTTCGTTTTGATATCGTATTTCTTTATATAGCAACAATTTTATCTTTCTATAAAGGCTTTGACGCGTCTCGGTTTGACTGAAGCAGAAAGAATGGAAATTTATACGATGGTGGCAGCAGTCCTTCATCTTGGTAACATCATGTTCGAGGATAATCCTGAAGACACGAAAGGCGGTTCTAGGATATGCGTCAGTTCCGAGAAAGCAATGATAATGAGCGCAAAATTACTAGGTGTTGATCCAGAAGAGCTTAGACAAGCATTAGTATCGAAGGTGATGCAAACCAGCCGTGGTGGTATCAAAGGGACGGTCATTATGTAAGTTTATATATTGAAATTGTATTTATTgtgataatataaataatataagatAAATAGTACTCATATGTTAACATGAATCtacattttaaaataaaaaatatagtaGAAAAACAGTAATTAGTGGCTTAATGTTTTAAGGGTACCATTAAAAGTCTATGAAGCCAATAATGCAAGGGACGCTTTGGCAAAAGCCATTTATAGTAAATTATTTGATCATATTGTAGCTCGTATCAATAagagtattcctttcaaggctTCGAGTTATTACATTGGGGTTTTGGATATCGCAGGATTCGGTATGTGTTTTATTTGCGACACATTTGATATATCAATCGAAGTGAAGACTATTTGATTGATCTAATGTATTGCTTATTTCTATTCTTTTATACAGAATACTTTAAAGTTAATAGTTTCGAACAGTTTTGCATAAATTATTGTAATGAGAAGTTACAACAGTTTTTCAATGAAAGAATATTGAAGTATGAGCAAGACCTTTACGCAAGGGAATCATTAAACGTACCGAAGATATCTTACGTAGATAATCAAGATTGTATTGGTGACTATCATTGTTAATTCATTGTTACATAATTTTAAAGACGCAATCATATCTACATTTATATCTACCTGATTTTCAGATCTAATTGAATCAAAAAACATGGGAATTTTCAGTCTTTTAGACGAGGAATCGAAATTACCGACTCATAGTTTTGCGCATTTTACTAGCGAGGTTCATCGTGTCTGGAGTAGTCATTTCAGAATAACTTTACCGCGAACTTCTCGTTTGAAGGCTCATAGAGAGTTGCGCGATGATGAAGGATTTGTAATCCGTCATTATGCTGGTGGCGTTTGCTACCAAACGGTATTTTATTTACTATTAATAATTTTCTACCGAAGAAGTAGCTTTGCATAATTCATTGAATGCGTTACAAGTAGtatatgatataattttaaaAGTAGATAAAAAGGTTCAAAAGATATACATTTTTCAGAACCTTTTTATAGAGAAAAATAACGATGCTCTGCATGCATCACTGGAAGCACTGATTCAAGAAAGTAACAACAAATTTCTTAGAACACAATTTGCCAATAATTCCTGTCAAAAAGGGAAACTTACTTTTATTAGTGTTGGTAGTAAATTCAAGACGCAGCTTGGAGAATTGATGGATAAATTAAAGAGCAACGTaagaaaattatttttcattatttattTTAACGATACGTGTACATTATAAGTgagaaatattatattttatactaGTTGAATTTAAACGTTGCTTCCACTTGAGATagataaattttaattaaaccttTTTCCATTGTACAGGGAACAAATTTCATTCGTTGTATTAAACCGAACAACGACATGGTAGCTCATCAGTTTGACGGTAACAGTATTTTAGGACAGCTTCGTTGTTCCGGAATGACATCTGTTTTGGAACTTATGGAGCACGGTTATCCTAGCCGAGTTCCGTTTCAGGAGTTGTACAACATGTACAAATCCTATCTTCCACCAGAATTGGCTAAACTGGAACCGAGATTTTTCTGCGAGGCGTTGCTCCACAGTCTGAAATTGAACAAGAAAGATTTCAAATTTGGAATAACCAGAGTGTTTTTCAAGCCAGGAAAATTCGCTGAATTCGACAAGATAATGAAATCAGACCCCGAAAATTTAAGAAAGTTGGTGGCGAACGTGAAGAAGTggttacttaaatctcgatggaACAAGATGCAGTTCTGCGCGTTATCTGTAATCAAGTTGAAGAACAAGATCATATATCGAAGGCAACACTTAATTATCTTGCAGAAAACTGCGAGGATGTATATAGCCAAGAAACAGCACCGTCCTCGCGTAAAAGGTATCGTGAAGATTAAAAACTTGAAGACGCAACTAGTTGGAATGGAAGAGACGGCCAAGCAGTTGAGGAATCGTGAGAAACCTATGAGCGACGTGAAGAGATTGCAAGATGATTTGGAAGCTGCGATCAAGAGGATCAAGAATAACGAGCGGATAAAACCGTCGGAGATCGATTCTCTGTACACGAATTTGGTGAACCAGGTGAACAAGCAAATGGCGTCGCTCCAAGATATGGTTAAACAGCAGAAAATTGCTGAGGAACAAGCAAAATTAAGAAAGATCCAACAGGAATTGGAATTGGAGAAGaggaaaaaagaggaagaagaacgGGAGAAGAGAGAGGAGGAAGAAAACAGGAGGAAGAAACACGAGATTGAGATGAGAAGGAAGCTAGAAGAGGAGCAGAAAAGAAAACAGGAAGAAGAAGATAAAAAGACTGCTGCAGTTCTTCAAGTATGCCCTTTACCTTCTTATCGATAGTAAACGTTTTTGCACTCTTCACATGCACGGTATGTAATTCAAGAACTAAATTGAATTTTTCGCTTTTTCCAAAGGCGCAGTTGGAGAAAGAAGCAATGGAAGAGAGCAAATACCGTGAGTTATTGGAGCAAGAAAGAAGAGATCACGAATTGGCTGTTAGATTAGCTCAAGAGTCGAATGGACAAGTCGAAGACTCTCCGCTGCCTGTGAGGAGGTATGGTATTAATATTGGATTTTGTAGAAAGTCCAGTATTTGGAATatgttattacattttatttttctattggTGAGAAGTAGAGCGAACTACATGGAATAATCTGTGCGAATATCTTGTTCCAACGATACTAAATTTTATGAAATTAATCTTGTTGTTAGAGAAATTTGTTATGAAACAGAAAATAAGATATCGTTTTGTTGAATATGTACATATAGCGGTTCCGATGTACGAGTACCATCAAACAACAACAGGCTAGCAAGGTAACGCAAAATTTGTTGAGGCCTATTGCACGCGTGACAATACTAACATCTAACAATATTTTGTGATTAATTTTTTAACACGTATTCTTTCTTTCAATACTAAAAATGTACAGAATCTATAATTTATggatttgttatattttaacaCGTTTATGCATGGTCTTCGCTTGTTGTGCATGTTTCGAAATAAAAGCACGATTACATTCTTACTAAATATTTTTGCTAGCTGCAAGAGCAAAATATGTACTTGCATACaaaaaaaattgataaaaatGTTTGTATGAATACTCCTTTCGGGTGTCAATAATAGTTGTAATCTAAACAATCAATGTATTCCATAAATATCAATCAATTACTTTTGAAATCATAGATCGGAGCAGGTGCGTAATAACCAGGCCGCTATGGTGAACAAAAAGTATGATTTATCCAAGTGGAAGTATTCGGAATTACGAGATGCTATAAACACATCCTGTGATATCGAGTTGTTAGAGGTAAGCATGATTTTGAATTATCACGCGGATGTAAAATAAGTAAAGTAATTGTTATCGTTTAATTATTTGTTTGACAGGCTTGTCGACATGAGTTTCATCGAAGATTAAAGGTTTATCACGCTTGGAAGGCGAGAAATCGCAGACGAACGACTATGGATGAGAACGAAAGGGCGCCAAAGTCTATTATGGAAGCTGGTAGAATTTCATAATTTGATTTATCTTTGAACACATATACAGAATATTTGTTTAACGTGTTAATTTATTGCAATATCTGCTTTATAGCTGCAAAAACACCGAGATCCCAAATGAAACAATCTATTGTCGGCTCCTCGCAAAGATATTTTAGAATTCCTTTTGTACGACCAACCGCGCCTGGACAACAAGATAATTCGCATATCTCTGGCAAACGAGGGTGGTGGTACGCTCATTTTGATGGTCAATACGTTGCCAGGCAAATGGAACTTCATCCAGATAAGGCACCAATTCTATTAGTAGCAGGTAAGGTTCTAAACTGTTTATTTTTATCATTCGTGATCTGCAGTTTAACTAGACTCACACATACTTGCTCCATATTTTATATCGTGAATAAGTATTAATTCTAATTAAAAgggtattagaaagctatataCTGTACTTATATTCTTATGTATTATACTACACGTTATAGATTTTATTTTTGTTGGTGGACTGTAAAATGCTAATTTATTTCCATTACAATTATCTCAATGCAATAATGATTTATTTATCATGCATAATACTCAAAACCAttgcacacacacacatatatatatatatataggtatcGTTCTCATTATTCATGAAGCATTTTTAAAAATTTCGCATCAGAAACAAACAGAAGTAAATAGATATGTACATTTATTGTTAATTACGaatttatttattgtggaggaaaaattaatttttgtaaaagGTATCGACGACATGCAAATGTGTGAACTGAGTCTAGACGAGACTGGGCTGACCAGGAAACGAGGTGCAGAGGTGTTGGAACATGAATTCAACCGCGAGTGGGAGAAACACGGGGGTAAACAGTACATTCCATCGTGCGAGCGTAAGAAATGAGGCCGCACTGTGGAACCGGGTACATAGTTGTCTTAACGTATATCTTACAAATTTTTTTGTCTCAAGACACTTCAATTTGCTTTGAACATTAAACAAAAATTCGAgtcacttacattattttacgCTTAAAATATTTTAAGGACTCGAAGGTTTTGCAATTTTTATAAGACGCGTTGCGCTAGAATGAGAAATGAATTGTAGAAGAACAAATTTTCAAGACTTTCAAGTGTTTTAAGTCATCAAATTATGGTGGAAGTGATACAAATTTTCATTATTTCGAGATTCAAATGACTATTACTATCCGTAGCACAGTACCTTAGAATTGGTGTCTTTCTTAATTAAACTCAAAAGATTATACCTTGGAAAGCACGATAAGTTCAGTTAATTTTGTTTATTAATTATGAAACTTGTTAGTTGAAAGATGTAGAGTGTTATTACTGAATCCACAGCGGATTAATGGATCGTTGGACGTATTTAGAATGTATGTAACTATCTGTCTGACACTTGGTGTGTAGTAAACTATGCGCAATATTTTAATTAGGTAGTAATATCAGTGCACGTGGCAACATTATTTGCTAACGTGACAAATCTAACTGCGTTTAATATTCTAGATCATTATAAAATCGCGCCGAGAGTTTTCTAATTAAACGGAATCAAACATATATTTGTAGAGAAAAACTAAAGATCTCATCAAAGATTTGATCCAGTTTTCGATTAGAATGTCGATTCGCCTTGTGAAAGTAAATTATGGTATTAAGTTTGATAGTAGAGATTGatgaatatttttataatagtacataaatatattttatattttgcaatgaaaagGCGTCACGGTTTCATCGATCAATATAAAAGTTCGTTGGATAGAGATTATCTCTGGCTATATGAATAATTTTACTtatttataagatatattatggcaCATTTATCGCGAATTGTCTTTTTGTGATTATGAAAAGAAAAATCTGATCAAATAAATAGTTACACATCAatcaaatataaataaataatattctcTCCATTTCTTTGTTCATATTAACTTTAGGAATATTGGTGTAAGAAAAAATATTGCTGTAAATTAAGAAACCATTTTTTTTCAGTAagaaattataaataatttatttgtaTATGCAAAATGGTGTCGCCGCTAGTCTTAATATATGGTAATACTTGCCGTAAAAGTTGCAGTACAGAGGCAACACACGAGCTGTGGTACGATCATCACATCACTATAACATGCGATGTCATCTGGCAAATTCTTAGAGCAATCTTCATTCAAGATAAAAGTAATTTATCTACTTTAATATTAGACTTATATATGTACGATTCTCATTTTAATTCTAATTTTATATTATTCTGATTGTagggaatgtataatatatatatataagtattaTAAAGTTTTCttgaaaaaataatttattttaggtAAATGTATGAGAAATATGAGTTTGAAGATCCTGTCTCCTGTTACGATTTCATTAAAaggatttttattaaatattcacTAAGTGACATAGACAAAGTACAAATCTAATTAAGTTCTACCCTAGTTTTTAACTAGGTGGTACCCAGCCTCCAAATGCGCTTTCTAATTCTTTGGCAACTGCTAAGCAAAGACGATCTTGCAAAGTCGCAGATAATACCTGTAATAGGACAGTGAACCGATAAAATGAAAATCAAAATTTAAGAAATGCAATTAAAAGAAATTGGGAATAATTTAAAAATCAACGAAGAATCAAATACCAATGAAAGTATGATTTATACTAAAAATCAATGGAGGTAAGTAGCCAATAAAATGCTATTCAGAATTGATTCATTTATAGCTTGGCGTGTATTTACTGAACCGCGACGTTATGCATTCGTTAAGATAAAGATTTTTattgaatatttatattttaacaGAACTGCGACGTAAGCTGAGGGCTACCTATACTAATAAATTGATTTTCTAAAGTATGTACCTGGAATCCAATAGGTATACCATCTTTATTCAATCCCATCGGTACGTGAATCGACGGTATGCAGCAGAGATTGCCGATTATGCTGAATCTGTTATATTCCATCATAAAATTCAATTGTTTGGGATACATTAATAGACTAGGATACGTAGGAATGATCAGAACTCCATTATCTTGCAGCAAATCCTGCAAATGATACGAGGCATTTTTGATAATTCATTTGATATAAAAGTGTAAAGATATTGTATTAATCGGATTGATGTTACATTGATTTTTTTACGAAGTTCTTCTTTCGCAGATAACCAGTACTGGTTCGTTGAAGTACTCTGTAATATTTCCGAGGTTACGGACATTTGTAATAGACATGTTTGGAAAGTAAAATCCGACAAGCCAAGCAACGACTTTATAAATTCAAGATGCGGATTGTATTTCTGTAAAAGAAAAATGTTATAAGTCGCAATAAGAGGAGTACTGTCGTAATTATCATTACCCCTGGGTTATGGATGtctaagaagtctattggtatCTTGGAACTTTTAAATACAGCCCACAGCATGTAGAATGGCTTACTCATCAGATCATCCGACCACTGAaaagtaattattttttaaataattataaatttttaGTGTTATCGAAATTTTTCGGATACTCTGCTCCTTCGTTGATAGTTGATAACTGCTTGAATTCAAATATTTGAACAATAAATTCGGTAGTCGTTCTtcgtataaaatataataaaattatatattacttTTTTAACATAAGCACCCTTCTTTGAAAGGTACTCCACAGCTTTATCAATTGCATTTCTTATGTCTGGCGGGGTGGTTACAGCAAAAGGTGTGTTGCACCTTATATCATTCGCGTAAAATATCTTCAAATTTTTTATATCAACCGGCTCGTCCAAATGCAATGGTATCGCAGATTTTGCGGACAACACTTTCATTGCCATGTAAATGTCTTCCATATGTCGTGCCAACGGTCCCAGCGCAAGCATTCCATTAAAAGTCTCTTCTTCTACTTCAGGCCATTGTCCTTCCAAGGGAATGATACCTGAACACATTCATAAAGTAATATCAACCTGCGAACTGCCCTTCTGATTTCGACGCTCCGCGCTAACACAAGTACAGCTCGACTAATCACGTTCTTATCGTATTGTGTTAATATCACACAAAGCATCAAAATCCAAAGGAGACTCTCTGTACTTACATCGTAATAACTTTGAAAAAAAAGCAGAATACAAGGTGCTACATAAGGAAACTGTCTTTTAGTTATTCGTTAAGTTTTTAATTAGTCAAAATTCAATTGGTGATTAAATCAGTTGAAAAtagctattaattaattaaagtaTTTAAGTTAATACAATACCTGATGAAGGTTTGAAACCAAAAATACCAGTCATGTGCGCTGGTATTCTTATAGAGCCCGCTAAATCCGTGCCAAGACCAAGCACGGATGCCCCTGAGGATATCAAAGCAGCCTACGATGAAAAAGAAAGGTATTTGTTAATGCCCAGAGTCTGTAACCAAATATTCTTCTTCATTAAGTATAGATGCGAAATTTAATTTTGTATAAAAAAGTATTTATTTCCACAATTATCTTTTTTTTATGCATGTACTGAGCATAACTACGCGATTGGACTTGTTACCTCACCCCCTGATGATCCCCCTGGAGATTTTCTCGTGTTGTATGGATTGTATGTGGTGCCGTACAGATGGTTGGTAGTGTTGTAACCGGCGCACAAGTGCGGAATATTGCTAACCAGCAAGGGGATGGCACCGGCGTCTTTTAGCAATTTTACTGCGGCTCCGTCATCTAAAGCTTTTTGTCCTGCTCTACAAACGGTACCGGCTGTATGACTCAAACCTAATTTCAGAAATGAggaaaaaatatatgtatagtaCATATACGCATATTTCGCAGCCTCTCTATCGATGATACTACTATTAGCTTTAAAAATTGCAAATTATGAATTAACCGTGTTCTACACTACACTACACGCCAGGAAGATTACCTTTAACACCACATATCTCTTTAATGGTCACTGGGACACCGTAAAGAGGTTTTTCCGTTTCCAGATACGAAGCGGTGACTTTTCCATCTTTTAGCTGGGCATCGTACATTTTCGCTTCGTAAAGAGCATCTTCAAACCGTTCGTTTACTACTGCATTTAGCAAGCTATTTACTTCCTTAATGCGCTCAATGTACGCCTGTACTACCATTTCGCTGGAAAGCTTTTTCCAAAGTTGCAAATTATGATTACTTTTGTAAGTTGAAAAGTCCGCTTTTTATTTGTTGCAATGTAGATAAAAGcgataagaaaaaaaataagaaaactCGTAAATGGACAGCAGAAATCGAACGATTTCTAGCAAGTAAATTACTTACTTCTCCATTTCTGATCTTCCTGGCTAATGTGGTTGCACTTAATTTTAATATAGGATTCGTAATTGCAGACACTTTTGATGGTTTCCTACAGTTCATCAGCCAGAGGAAGGGATGCATTATAGTGACTAGAATGCGTATTAAGATTAGGGATATGATCACAAGTGGGTTCAGCATTTTTTTCTGAAATCAGAGACAAATTATTCAATATCGATATTAATTTGGACCCAAAAAGGACCCAAGTATATTGGATGTTTATTGGTTACTCTAACTCCGATCTATCTATGGAATCTCTAATCAATTTATCGTAGAATTCAATTGGACTGGATTCGATTTGAAAGAGGCCCTCTTGTTCAATTCGAAACAGGATTCGAAACTAGTGGTCAGTTTCATATGATGAATTGCGGCATTAATTCTAATATTATGTATGTGCGAACAAGATACAAAATCCAACTGAATAAATTAATTTCTTCGATTGTTAGTTGCATAGAGCATGACTCTGTTATATTTCTCTCTCTTCAAAGAATATTAATGAAGACTGCAATATTTAATAGAATAAACAGTTACTAAGCAGCtaaatacatatatttacaataATAATATGGGTCTGCTAAATAAGCTAATAGAAATTTGTGCATGAATAAGCAGTATTTGAATGAAAGGCATAAGCTTTTAATGTTTTGTTAAAACATTACTTGTGTTTACTTATTTTCTGATTATGAAACGGTGAAAAAACTTCGATAATGTGTTATATAATATTACTCCGTACCCAGACATTAGAGTCTTAGAAGCAAAAGATACAACGAAAAATAAAAGCATGGATCTTTCATCACGTTTTTCAAGGCATAACTCAAATGATATCAGACGTTGGTGGTCTAcacgatggcacatagcatctTCACAGCAGTTCACATAACACCAATTTTCCTATTTAATTAGAGGCAAACATATATACGATTCCATTTGATAAAAATAGTCTGATCTTGAAGTTACAAGACGTTCCAACGTACTCCGTTAAATCGTACATCTTAATAAAAAGTTTCAGATACATGAAGCAATGTCAAGTCACCGAAATAATTAATTGTTAGGACTTACTAATTCGTTCTTCGCACCACGGTCACGACTAACACTGTTATGGAATCAGCTGCGGTCAGGAGTTCACGTTCGGTTCCCTCTGATCATCTTCTGCTCGCGGACTCGGACACTTGAATAGACCGCATGCTTACGCGTTCGCTGATTAAAGAGGTGAGGATTGTGTTTTTTTAGCTGGTGTAAACTATGCTCCTCTCCGTATCAGTTATATGAATCTCAT
The sequence above is a segment of the Xylocopa sonorina isolate GNS202 chromosome 7, iyXylSono1_principal, whole genome shotgun sequence genome. Coding sequences within it:
- the LOC143425697 gene encoding fatty-acid amide hydrolase 2-B: MHPFLWLMNCRKPSKVSAITNPILKLSATTLARKIRNGELSSEMVVQAYIERIKEVNSLLNAVVNERFEDALYEAKMYDAQLKDGKVTASYLETEKPLYGVPVTIKEICGVKGLSHTAGTVCRAGQKALDDGAAVKLLKDAGAIPLLVSNIPHLCAGYNTTNHLYGTTYNPYNTRKSPGGSSGGEAALISSGASVLGLGTDLAGSIRIPAHMTGIFGFKPSSGIIPLEGQWPEVEEETFNGMLALGPLARHMEDIYMAMKVLSAKSAIPLHLDEPVDIKNLKIFYANDIRCNTPFAVTTPPDIRNAIDKASTSTNQYWLSAKEELRKKINDLLQDNGVLIIPTYPSLLMYPKQLNFMMEYNRFSIIGNLCCIPSIHVPMGLNKDGIPIGFQVLSATLQDRLCLAVAKELESAFGGWVPPS